One region of Wyeomyia smithii strain HCP4-BCI-WySm-NY-G18 chromosome 3, ASM2978416v1, whole genome shotgun sequence genomic DNA includes:
- the LOC129731535 gene encoding CCR4-NOT transcription complex subunit 1 isoform X2, with protein sequence MNQEPCSSALTQITYLVTNLNKKNFASSSRQLAQLVKDFGLEADRHLLRCLFSTIDFSGVATGDALVDHSRNSSSSSSSSSGTSSSINSSFQPHIRLLLRELLGLLTKPQLVGNICQAVDNPFPYQRTLIPSTNLATQIARTLNCSPIQEAALSLALFHSSNPETVRSAEALGRSCLGELIQSYIDLEPSQTNQEGSLNSVSPELLQHILSLVSHGKHRELGLSDTTYGKFLQQLCRDFPRDRVPLILAPLLYSEDSEISAESVKLNSQALLRSSVMDTAWARLVMEIGYTFTASLEDCKNHLLKVGGREISAQDVAKIISSMCLTHASLSESSINLPTPSSFWPQGSDPGGKGKDGQSGGSGGENSTWKPEIFVQALKEVVPGLNWKDVCLALDHPEFLIKDRPGLSLLLSIVKMGIQSNGLGQHFPVECVYQRWTNVEGQLSLITMILKCPDLYSFADHIYTSVSVDLLKTPPETDNKEVASWMSLHLVDVLLYIADNGFYAQAMEIFKIPIQLCPDILFMALLQINPPVTVSRQELFTTLIPIFLGNHPNSGTILHHAWNNTNFNHSLRHIILHSMSEWYLRGENDQSRLSRILDVAQDLKALSNLLNVRSFIFIIDLACLASRREYLKLEKWLADKIREHGEPFVKTIIKFLQRRCPQIMVGKFADEQIPKSAQLPPETLSTILTCLQACVGNVSQEVAEIIMGMAQYNLLLTSKTRAQQAPQQPQPPPPGVLRPHRGLDAPFNASALGGQIFPGPSVESLSGLASNMAGLNLGAPGNSAFSFGSALGNLVSTPASPSRLLAGPSNSPFPLMSMPPSAPVGNIGRLPQTPTGDKLTLPNAGQTSFPEIGCQQVSKEVEDEANSYFQRIYNHPPHNNLSIDEVLDMLQRFKDSPIRRECDVYQCMLRNLFEEYKFFPQYPDKELQITAQLFGGMVERNLVTTYVALGLALRCVLDALKKQEGSKMYYFGITALDRFKNKLHLYPKYCEYVHSIPHFDQFPPHLIEYIEYGAQGQEPPNKTLGPGPLPASITQLLPGPSVVPGGNPLYRSNSVTGTSNLTAVVAPPPAKVNLGTQIPSTTQPPRVKSIANATNIDTLLVATQDGEEKIITPPDAMQDKTAFIFNNLSQINLQQKCEEIKDILQKDYYAWLAQYLVLKRASIEVNFHVLYSNFLDALKILEINKLVTKETFRNIKVLLRSDKGIANFSDRSLLKNLGHWLGMMTLGRNKPILQLDIDMKSLLVEAYNKGQQELLYVVPFVAKVLESCAKSKVFKPPNPWTMAIMNVLAELHQEPDLKLNLKFEIEVLCKNLNIDVTDLKPAVYLKDPERAQNIEYQLSQPKPAKELQPAMAVMQQVAEEMVTTGPAGSPAIPAMDPSLAVTGPPEPRFHYSDINISSFACINQHVTYSPNIGLLHTHPHLKQIVKTALERTITDWITPVVERSVKIASKTCEQIIKKDFALDSDEMRMRTASHNLARNLAAGMAMITCRDQLMQNIQNNIKTAFMTTLSPTQKDVADAAANQLAADNMELVSAFIQKTAIEKVVPEMDKLLATEYDMRKLARQEGRRYCDASVLTYQAERMPERIRLSVGGVSLSQLAVYEEFARNIPGFQPITERDNALFAPKLEPIPQQPQVPQFTAAAVTPDEIGVLYDELASKMEAFLNTAVNMPQLQVHLNNMHTLLECLIIARRSRDNLTACNLLNKSVEGIMDGLMNIPDHIEQIKLYRDIHLRVMRLLQDPRAFGPVWTNKAITRYMLECREEIRYNVEAVDLLISSNFVNMPQYDMMLMQLMDNGSNYMAVMFAMQLVQTYIIDERPNSVITENDLLNTIDLLARLSVHSRAPEGLAHLIEMLRSNHDPNTFLVDRAFAGPTSYIHSGIIQARATDIEDPPGFADRTEYLLKDWITIYHTQAAGRDPIKAFSIFVNKMNVYGILKGDEPLTRFFRHATQCCIDLTYRNMTDPTSKTKIFQWIDAYVRLIALLVKHSGESGNSSTKLNLLNKVLGIVVGILLQDQEVHGTTFQQLGYHRIFIMLFLELSAHDPVLENISLSVITAFCHTFHILRPSLAPGFCYSWLELISHRVFIGRILASIPQQKGWSMYSQLLIDLFKYLAPFLRNAELAKPVQHLYKGTLRVLLVLLHDFPEFLCDYHFGFCDVIPPNCIQMRNLILSAYPRNMRLPDPFTPNLKVDMLTDIGGAPRIFTNYAAAITPSSFKKDLDSYLKARSPVTFLSELRSNLQISNEPGSRYNIPLMNALVLYVGTQAIAHIRSKNVCPTMTTIVHSAHMDIFQNLAVDLDNEGRYLFLNAIANQLRYPNSHTHYFSCAILYLFVEANSEAIQEQITRVLLERLIVNRPHPWGLLITFIELIKNPSYKFWDHDFVHCAPEIEKLFESVANSCMVVKSKSQQQMPNVESEIAECN encoded by the exons TTGGTGAAAGACTTTGGATTAGAAGCCGATCGACATTTGCTGCGTTGTTTGTTTTCTACGATAGACTTCTCCGGTGTCGCAACTGGAGACGCCTTAGTGGACCATTCTcggaacagcagcagcagcagcagtagcagtagtgGTACCAGCAGTAGTATCAACAGTAGTTTCCAGCCGCATATTCGTCTTCTGCTAAGAGAACTTCTTGGACTGCTGACTAAACCGCAGCTGGTGGGGAACATTTGCCAAGCGGTAGACAATCCGTTTCCGTATCAAAGG ACATTAATACCATCGACCAATCTAGCTACTCAAATAGCCAGAACTCTCAACTGTTCACCGATTCAGGAAGCCGCTCTATCACTAGCCCTATTCCATTCGTCGAACCCGGAAACAGTGCGCAGCGCGGAAGCTCTAGGCCGTAGCTGCTTGGGTGAGCTTATCCAGTCTTACATCGACCTTG AACCCAGCCAAACAAACCAGGAAGGAAGCCTCAATAGCGTCTCACCTGAGCTCCTGCAGCATATCCTCTCGCTCGTTTCGCACGGCAAGCACCGGGAACTCGGTCTGTCGGATACTACCTACGGGAAATTTTTGCAGCAACTTTGTCGTGACTTTCCGCGGGATCGTGTCCCGCTGATTCTTGCCCCACTCCTTTACTCAGAGGATTCGGAAATCTCTGCCGAATCGGTCAAACTAAATTCGCAAGCCCTGCTGCGTTCGTCGGTGATGGACACGGCCTGGGCCAGACTAGTAATGGAAATCGGTTACACTTTTACGGCCTCGCTCGAGGACTGTAAGAACCATCTCCTGAAGGTCGGCGGGAGAGAGATTTCAGCGCAAGATGTAGCAAAAATAATTTCATCAATGTGCTTGACACATGCGTCATTATCGGAAAGCAGCATCAATTTACCAACCCCTAGTAGCTTTTGGCCACAGGGAAGTGATCCTGGAGGCAAAGGAAAAGATGGCCAGAGTGGTGGTTCTGGCGGAGAGAATAGCACTTGGAAGCCGGAAATTTTCGTGCAGGCGTTGAAGGAGGTAGTTCCGGGTCTGAACTGGAAAGATGTTTGCTTGGCACTGGATCATCCTGAGTTTTTGATAAAGGATCGTCCGGGACTGTCTCTGCTGTTGTCGATTGTGAAGATGGGAATCCAATCGAATGGATTAGGGCAACATTTTCCAGTTGAATGCGTTTATCAGCGTTGGACCAACGTAGAGGGTCAGTTGTCGCTGAttacgatgattttgaagtgTCCGGATTTGTACTCCTTTGCTGATCACATCTACACAAGCGTTTCGGTTGATCTGCTGAAGACTCCTCCGGAGACGGATAACAAAGAGGTGGCTTCTTGGATGTCATTACATTTGGTGGACGTTTTACTGTACATTGCCGATAACGGATTCTACGCACAGGCGATGGAGATATTCAAGATTCCAATTCAATTATGTCCGGACATTCTGTTTATGGCATTGCTACAGATAAATCCCCCGGTTACGGTGTCGCGCCAGGAACTGTTTACGACGTTGATTCCAATCTTTTTGGGAAACCATCCGAATTCGGGAACTATTCTACATCATGCTTGGAACAACACCAATTTCAACCATTCGTTACgacatataattttgcattcAATGAGCGAATGGTATCTTCGTGGTGAAAACGATCAATCACGTTTGTCTAGAATTCTGGACGTCGCTCAAGATTTGAAGGCATTATCCAACTTGCTGAATGTAAGGTCATTTATTTTCATCATCGATTTGGCATGCTTGGCTTCCCGACGGGAGTATCTGAAGCTAGAAAAATGGTTAGCGGATAAGATTCGCGAACATGGGGAACCCTTCGTGAAGACTATCATTAAGTTTTTGCAACGCCGCTGTCCGCAAATCATGGTAGGAAAGTTCGCCGATGAGCAAATTCCGAAGTCTGCTCAATTGCCACCAGAAACGCTGAGTACAATTTTGACTTGCTTGCAAGCTTGTGTTGGAAACGTAAGCCAAGAAGTGGCAGAGATAATCATGGGAATGGCCCAGTATAATTTGCTACTGACTAGCAAAACACGGGCTCAACAGGCTCCTCAACAACCACAGCCACCACCACCCGGTGTTCTGAGACCTCATCGTGGACTTGATGCTCCTTTCAATGCATCGGCTCTTGGAGGACAGATTTTCCCAGGACCGTCCGTTGAGTCATTATCTGGTTTAGCTAGCAACATGGCTGGTTTGAACCTCGGAGCTCCCGGCAACAGCGCATTCAGCTTTGGTAGTGCGCTTGGCAATCTGGTTTCAACGCCAGCTTCTCCTTCTAGACTGCTGGCTGGTCCATCTAACAGTCCTTTTCCGTTAATGTCGATGCCGCCGTCTGCTCCTGTCGGAAACATAGGACGTTTACCACAAACGCCTACAGGAGACAAACTTACTTTGCCGAATGCCGGTCAGACATCGTTCCCGGAGATCGGCTGTCAGCAGGTGTCGAAGGAAGTAGAAGACGAAGCTAATAGCTATTTCCAGAGAATTTACAATCATCCACCACACAACAATTTGTCCATCGATGAAGTTCTAGATATGTTGCAGCGTTTCAAAGACTCCCCAATTCGGCGCGAATGTGACGTCTACCAATGCATGCTACGCAATCTTTTCGAGGAATACAAGTTCTTCCCACAGTACCCTGATAAGGAACTGCAAATCACAGCACAATTGTTTGGTGGCATGGTAGAGAGGAACTTAGTCACTACTTATGTTGCCTTGGGATTGGCTCTCCGGTGCGTGTTGGATGCTCTGAAGAAACAAGAAGGATCAAAGATGTATTACTTTGGTATCACCGCGTTGGATCGCTTCAAGAATAAGCTACATCTTTATCCAAAGTACTGCGAGTATGTTCATTCAATTCCACATTTCGATCAGTTTCCACCCCACCTAATTGAATACATTGAATATGGTGCTCAAGGACAGGAACCACCGAATAAAACGCTCGGCCCGGGACCACTACCGGCGTCGATAACGCAACTTTTACCAGGACCTTCGGTTGTACCAGGGGGTAATCCACTCTACCGCAGTAATTCCGTCACGGGAACAAGCAACTTGACCGCGGTAGTAGCACCACCTCCAGCGAAGGTAAATTTGGGGACACAAATCCCCTCAACTACTCAACCACCACGCGTCAAATCAATTGCCAATGCTACAAACATTGACACTCTTCTGGTCGCCACTCAAGATGGAGAGGAAAAGATAATTACGCCACCCGATGCTATGCAGGACAAAACCgcctttatcttcaacaatttGAGTCAGATAAATCTACAGCAAAAGTGTGAAGAGATCAAGGACATACTTCAAAAAGATTATTACGCTTGGCTGGCTCAGTATTTGGTACTGAAGCGAGCATCCattgaagtgaacttccatgtTCTCTATTCAAACTTTTTGGATGCACTAAAGATATTGGAGATAAATAAGTTGGTGACTAAAGAAACTTTTCGCAATATCAAGGTTCTGTTGCGGTCAGATAAAGGAATCGCCAACTTTTCCGATCGCAGCTTATTGAAAAACCTTGGTCACTGGCTTGGAATGATGACTCTAGGACGCAATAAACCAATTCTGCAGTTGGACATTGATATGAAATCGTTGCTCGTGGAGGCGTACAATAAGGGTCAGCAGGAACTACTGTATGTGGTTCCATTCGTCGCCAAAGTGCTGGAATCCTGTGCTAAGAGCAAGGTGTTCAAACCGCCGAATCCTTGGACTATGGCCATAATGAACGTGTTGGCCGAGTTGCATCAAGAGCCGGATCTTAAGCTGAATCTTAAGTTTGAAATCGAAGTGTTATGCAAAAATCTAAACATCGACGTAACAGATTTGAAACCCGCTGTCTATTTGAAGGATCCGGAGCGTGCTCAGAACATCGAATATCAGCTTTCGCAGCCGAAACCGGCTAAGGAGTTACAGCCTGCTATGGCAGTCATGCAACAAGTTGCTGAGGAAATGGTAACTACAGGACCGGCTGGTTCACCAGCCATCCCAGCGATGGATCCATCGTTGGCAGTTACAGGTCCGCCAGAGCCACGTTTCCACTATTCAGATATAAACATCTCTAGCTTCGCGTGTATCAATCAACATGTAACGTATTCGCCAAACATCGGTCTACTTCACACGCATCCCCACTTGAAGCAGATCGTGAAAACCGCTCTGGAACGAACCATAACCGATTGGATCACACCAGTTGTTGAGCGCAGCGTTAAAATCGCCTCGAAAACGTGTgagcaaattatcaaaaaggaCTTCGCTCTGGACTCTGATGAGATGCGAATGCGTACAGCATCCCACAATCTTGCTCGTAATTTGGCGGCTGGTATGGCCATGATTACTTGCCGCGACCAGTTGATGCAAAACATTCAGAACAATATCAAAACCGCCTTCATGACCACGTTAAGTCCCACCCAAAAAGACGTTGCGGATGCGGCAGCAAATCAGCTAGCTGCGGACAACATGGAACTGGTCTCAGCATTCATCCAGAAAACCGCCATTGAGAAAGTGGTTCCCGAAATGGACAAACTTCTAGCGACCGAGTACGATATGCGCAAACTTGCCCGCCAAGAGGGACGCCGATATTGCGATGCTAGCGTATTGACCTACCAGGCCGAGCGAATGCCGGAGCGAATCCGTTTGAGCGTCGGAGGTGTGTCGCTCAGTCAGCTGGCAGTCTACGAAGAGTTTGCGAGAAACATTCCGGGCTTCCAGCCGATTACCGAGCGGGATAATGCGCTTTTTGCGCCCAAGTTG GAACCGATACCTCAACAACCACAGGTGCCGCAGTTTACGGCTGCCGCTGTCACTCCGGATGAAATTGGCGTTCTTTATGATGAGTTAGCTAGCAAGATGGAAGCGTTTCTCAACACTGCCGTTAATATGCCGCAGTTACAG GTTCACCTCAACAACATGCATACCTTGCTGGAGTGCCTCATTATTGCTCGTCGTTCCCGGGATAATCTAACCGCGTGCAATCTGCTGAACAAATCGGTCGAGGGTATAATGGATGGTCTGATGAATATTCCGGACCATATCGAGCAAATTAAACTATACCGAGACATTCATTTGCGTGTGATGCGCCTGCTGCAAGATCCTCGGGCCTTCGGGCCGGTGTGGACGAACAAGGCTATCACTCGTTATATGCTCGAATGTCGCGAAGAAATTCGCTACAACGTGGAAGCGGTTGATTTGCTCATTTCGTCAAATTTTGTCAACATGCCACAGTACGATATGATGCTGATGCAGCTGATGGACAATGGCAGCAACTATATGGCCGTCATGTTTGCAATGCAGTTAGTTCAAACTTATATCATCGATGAACGCCCCAATTCGGTTATAACCGAGAACGATTTGTTGAATACAATCGATCTGCTAGCTAGGCTGTCTGTTCACTCCCGTGCTCCGGAAGGACTGGCCCATCTGATTGAAATGTTACGCTCGAACCATGACCCCAATACGTTCCTGGTGGATCGCGCATTCGCTGGACCGACGTCGTACATCCACTCGGGAATTATTCAAGCTAGG GCAACCGACATTGAGGATCCACCAGGTTTTGCCGACAGAACCGAGTATCTATTGAAAGATTGGATCACTATTTATCACACTCAGGCAGCCGGTCGGGACCCAATTAAAGCCTTCAGTATCTTCGTGAACAAAATGAATGTGTACGGAATTCTGAAAGGCGATGAGCCGTTAACACGATTCTTCCGTCACGCAACACAGTGTTGCATCGATCTGACTTACCGGAATATGACTGATCCAACTTCGAAGACTAAGATATTCCAGTGGATCGATGCGTACGTGCGGTTGATTGCCCTACTTGTGAAACATTCTGGAGAGAGTGGCAATTCGAGCACCAAACTGAATTTGTTGAACAAG GTACTTGGCATCGTAGTTGGAATATTACTACAGGATCAGGAAGTGCACGGTACAACCTTCCAACAACTTGGCTACCACCGAATTTTCATCATGCTATTTCTGGAACTGAGTGCCCATGATCCAGTGCTGGAGAACATCAGCTTGAGCGTGATCACAGCATTCTGTCACACGTTCCACATTTTAAGACCATCTTTGGCTCCGGGATTCTGCTACTCCTGGTTGGAATTAATCTCCCATCGCGTGTTCATTGGTCGCATTCTTGCATCGATACCTCAACAAAAGGGATGGTCTATGTACTCGCAATTGCTTATCGACCTCTTCAAATATCTAGCGCCGTTCCTGCGGAATGCAGAACTAGCAAAACCAGTACAGCATCTCTACAAAGGAACATTGCGTGTGTTATTGGTGCTACTGCACGATTTCCCTGAATTTCTATGCGATTATCACTTTGGTTTCTGTGATGTGATCCCTCCGAATTGCATTCAAATGAGAAATCTCATTCTGTCAGCCTATCCGAGGAATATGCGACTGCCCGATCCGTTTACACCTAACTTGAAG GTTGACATGCTAACCGACATTGGAGGAGCACCCAGAATCTTCACTAACTATGCTGCAGCTATAACGCCTAGCAGCTTCAAAAAAGATTTAGACTCGTATCTGAAAGCACGTTCGCCGGTAACGTTCTTGTCTGAGCTCCGCAGCAATTTGCAGATTTCGAATGAACCTGGCTCTCGTTATAACATCCCGCTGATGAATGCCTTGGTTCTGTACGTCGGAACTCAGGCAATCGCTCACATTCG TTCGAAAAATGTGTGTCCCACGATGACTACCATCGTGCACAGTGCTCACATGGACATCTTCCAGAATCTTGCGGTAGATCTGGACAATGAAGGTCGCTACCTATTCCTGAATGCGATTGCCAATCAGCTGCGCTACCCGAATAGTCATACGCACTACTTCAGCTGTGCAATTCTGTACCTCTTCGTGGAGGCCAATTCGGAGGCGATACAG GAACAAATCACGCGCGTTCTGCTGGAACGGCTGATCGTCAATCGTCCTCACCCGTGGGGTCTGCTGATTACGTTCATAGAGCTCATCAAGAATCCATCATACAAGTTCTGGGACCATGATTTTGTTCACTGCGCGCCGGAAATCGAAAA GTTATTCGAATCAGTAGCCAATTCATGCATGGTGGTTAAATCTAAGAGTCAGCAACAGATGCCGAATGTGGAATCGGAAATTGCGGAATGCAATTAG